The Mesorhizobium sp. INR15 region AGTCCGGGTTGGAGGCGTTGGAGCCTGGCATGGCTGCGTAGAAGAGCGGCCGGTCGAAAGTCCTGATGTCGACGATGACCGGCAGGTTCTCGGCCAGCGCCCGCTCGCGAATGGCCGAGCCAAGCTTGAAAGCCGTGGCTTCATCGAAGGCGGAAAAGACAAGCGCCTCTTCCTGTTTCTTGATCCGGGCAATGTCTTCGGCAACGGCCATGTCGTTCCCCTGTCAACGTCGCCGCACGCTTTGACCGATGGCTGCCGCGGGGTCAAGCAAGGAACACATCGGAATGGCTAAATCGCCATATCTGTCTTGGCTGGCCGACCTGCTACATAGACCTCGCGCACGGCGCGATCATCGCCCAGCGTCTGCAGCAGGAACAGTTCTTCCGCCAGTGTCCCGACGGTTTCCATCCTGAGCCGCATCGCCGGCGTGGCTCGGGCGTCGAGCACGACGATGTCGGCATCGGTGCCTTCGTCCAGCGTACCGACTTTCTCCGAGACGGACAGCGCCTCGGCATTGCCGCGCGTCATCTGCCAGAACGACTGGAACGGGTTCAGCTTCTCGCCATTCAGTGCGATGACCTTGTAGCCCTCGTCCATGGTGCGCAGCATGGAATAGTTGGTGCCGCCGCCGACATCGGTGGCGGCGGCGATCCGCAGCGGCTTTTCACGCTGGCGAAAGCGCTGATAGTCGAATAGGCCGGAGCCCAGGAAGAGGTTCGACGTTGGACAGAACACCGCCACCGAGCCCGAGGCCGACAGCGCGTCCGCTTCGCGTTCCGACAGATGGATGCAGTGGCCGAACAGGCTCTTCTTGCCCAGCAAGCCGTAGTGCTCATAGACGTCGGTGTAGTCGCGCGACCAGGGATAGAGACTTTGCGTGAAGGCGATCTCGGCGTGGTTTTCCGACAGATGCGTCTGCATGTGCAAGTCCGGATGCTCGCGGCACAGCGCGCCGGCCATCTCCATCTGTTCCGGTGACGAGGTGATGGCGAAGCGCGGCGTGATGGCATAGTGCTGCCGCCCCTTGCCGTGCCATTGGGCAATCAATGCCTTGGTGTCGTCATAGCCCGACTGCGGCGTGTCGAGCACGCCTTCTGGCGCATTGCGGTCCATCATCACCTTGCCGGCGATGTTGAGCATGTTGCGGTCGTGCGACTCGGCAAAGAAGGCCTCGGCCGATGCCTTGTGCACCGAGCAGTAGGCCGCGACCGTGGTGGTGCCGTGCCGGACCATCTCATCGAGAAACAGCCGCGCGATGCGGCGGCCATGCTGGGCGTTGGCGAACTTCGTCTCTTCCGGGAACGTGTAGGTGTTCAACCAGTCGAGCAGTTCGGCGCCGTAAGACGCGATGATCTGCATCTGCGGGAAATGCACATGCGCGTCGATGAAGCCAGGCAGCAGCAGATGCGGCCGGTGATCGACCTTCTCGGTTCCCGCGTCTGCCTGCTTCTCGACATCGGCATAGGTGCCTGACGCAACGATCCTGCCTTCGCGGATCAGCAGGCCGCCGTCTTCCTCGTAGCGCCACGCGGACGCGTCATCGATGGTGTCGGGCCAGCGCACGAAGGACAGCGTGCGGCCGCGCAGAAGCTTTGATGTCATGCTTATTTTCCAGCGCTTTCGTACCAGGCCACGAGCAGCGCCCGCTCCTTGTCCGATATCTGCGAGACGTTGGCGGGCGGCATGGCGTGGCTGGCGCCGGCCTGCAGGTAGATTTCGCGCGCGTGCTCGGCAATGCTGGCATCCGTGTCCAGCATGACGCCCTTCGGCGCGTGGTAGATGCCCTCGTAGACCGGCTCCGCCGCATGGCACATCGAGCAGCGGCCGAGCACCGTATCGCGCACCGCCGGGAAATGCGCCGAGGCGATATAGACCTCAGCCGCCGAAGACGCCTTGACCTCGCCGGTCAGCACTTTCGGCACTGTCGACAGCCAGATGATGATGATGAACAGGACGAGCGCGCCGAGCCAGGTCCAGTGCGGGTTGCCTTTGCGCGCGTGCACCGTGTTGAAATAGTGCCGGATCAGCACGCCGATAATGAACACCAGCGAGGCAATGACCCAGTTGAACTGCGTGCCGAACGCCAGCGGATAGTGGTTCGACAGCATCAGGAACAGCACGGGCAAGGTCAGGTAATTGTTGTGCAGCGAGCGCTGCTTGGCGATCTTGCCATATTTCGGATCGGGCTTGCGGCCTGCGATGAGGTCGGCAACGACGATCTTCTGGTTGGGGATGATGATCATGAAGACGTTGCACGACATGATCGTCGCGGTGATGGCGCCCAGATGCAGGAAGGCGGCACGGCCGGTGAACAGGTGGGTGAGACCCCAGGCGATGAACACCAGCACGCCGTAGAGCACCAGCATCAGGCCGGTGTCGCTTTTTCCCAGCGGCGAGCGGCAGAGCAGATCATAGACGATCCAGCCGACGCCGATCGTCGCCATCGACAGCAGGATGCCAACCGGCACCGACATCGGCAACACATTCGGATCGATCAGGAACAGGTCCGCGCCGGCATAGTAGACAACGCACAGCATGGCGAAACCCGACAGCCAGGTGGCATAGGATTCCCACTTGAACCAGGTCAGGTGCTCCGGCATCTCGGCCGGCGCCACCAGATATTTCTGGATGTGATAAAACCCGCCGCCATGCACCTGCCACTCCTCGCCGAAGGCGCCGACAGGCATGCCGGGGCGCTGGCGCAAGCCGAGATCGAGCGCGACGAAATAGAACGACGAGCCGATCCAGGCGATGCCGGTGATGACATGCAGCCACCGCACGGCGAAACTCAGCCATTCCCAGAAAATCGCGAAATCCATCATTGAAGTCGTCCCTGCCAGTTGGGTGACTTTACGGTGTGGAGCGCAAACGGAAAGAGGCGAGGCGTGCGATGACTTTCAAAAAAAAATGGAAAATACTAGGGTAGTATCACGCAGCTGCATGAAAGCGACGGAACCGCATGGCCTATCTCGACAACATCGCCGTCTTCGTCCGCGTCGTCGAGCTCGGCAATCTGTCGGCGGCGGGCCGCGACATGCGCATCTCGCCGGCGGTTGCCTCCAACCGCATCAAGGAACTTGAGAAACACCTCGGCGTCAGGCTGTTCAACCGCACCACGCGCCAGTTGATGCCAACCGAGCACGGCACCGTGTTTTATGCCGGCGCCAAGCAGGTGCTGGAGTCGATCACCGAGGCGGAAGCCGCCGTCTCGGCGCTTTCCGGCCAGCCGCGCGGCACCATCAAGGTTACGGCGCCGCTGGGCCTCGGCCGCCGGCTGCTGGCATCGGGCATTCCCGATTTTCACGACAAATACCCTGATATCGAGGTTCGGCTGCGCCTCTCCGACCACAATGTCGATATCATGAAGGAAGGCATCGACGTCGCCTTCCGGCTGGGCATCATCGAGGATTCCAGCCTGCGCATGCGCGGCATCATGGAATGCGAGCGTGTGCTGGTGGCGGCGCCGAAATACCTGGAGGCACGTGGCGAGCCGGTCGAGCCGCAGGAACTGATCGGGAAGAAGCACGACTGCCTGATGCTGCGCTATTCCGGGGCGCGCGAATATGTCTGGACGCTGCAGACACCAGCCGGCCCGCAGAAATTCGAGGTGCACGGCCCGTACGACACCGACGACGGCGATGTACTGACCGGCTGGGCATTGTCCGGGCGCGGCATCATCAACAAGCCGCGTTTCGAGGTCGAGCCGTTCATCCGCGACCGGCGGCTTAAGGTGATTTTAAGCAACACGCCGCCGACGCCCGTGCAATTCGCCGCCGTCTATCCGCACAAGAAGCTGCAGGATCCGAAGGTGCGGCTGCTGCTCGACTTCATGGCCGAGCGCTGTCAGCGGCTGATCAACGATCTTCTGGCCGGCAAATAACCACTGGCCGGCAGGTGGTGGTCCGGTGGCCCAGACTGGCTGGTTGATTTTTCATGCCCGGCGGCAAACATTGTTCCCGATGAAACTCCCTGCGTGCAAGTCCCCTTGATGGCCAGCGGCAAGACGATGCATCTCGCCGTTTCACTGCTTTCGGCAGCCGCCGAGGCACAGCCTGGCTCCGGTCTTGATTTCGCCGGTTTGGCGCGGCTCGTGCAAAAGGCGGAAACGGCCGGACTGGATATGGTGCTCGTTGCCGATTCCGCGCCGGCAGCAGGCGGCGACGGGCCCAACGGACAGATGCCCTTCGAAGCGACAACGTTGCTGGCGGCGCTGGCAACGGTCACAAGCAGGATCGGCCTCGTTGCCGCGGCGTCCACAATCGCCCACCAGCCCTACAATCTGGCGCGCCGCTTCGCTTCGCTCGACATCATCAGCCATGGCCGCATTGGCTGGCATGCGGCCATGGCTCCAAATTCCCGCGAAGCCGCCAACTTCAGCCGGCCGGAAGGGTTTTCGCCAGAAAATTTCCGCCGCCGCGCCGAAGAGTATATCGGCATCGTTCAAGGCCTTTGGCGGGGCTGGGACGCCGACGCCCTGCTGTTCGACCAAGCTGGCGGCCGCTTCCACGACCCGGAAAAGATGCGCGTCCTCGACCACAAGGGTGCTTATTTCTCCGTGCGAGGGCCGCTGAACGTGGCACGCTCGCCACAGGACGCGCCAGTGCTGGTCCTGTCCGGCTTGCCGGAACCCGACCTGGACATCGCCGTCCGTATGGCCGACGTCATTTTGGTGGATGAGGCCTCCGTGGAACGAGCAAAGGCGCGCTTTTCGGATCTGAAGCGCCGCATCGCGGCTTGCGGGCGCGATGCTCACTCTGCGAGGGTGCTGATGACGATAGCACTCGACGGCACCACCCCTCCAACAGCATCCGCCGACAGCCTGGAGGAGTTGTTCCGATCGAAAAGCTGCGACGGCTTCAACATTTTGATACCGCCGCAAGCCGGCGCGGTCGACAATTTCTCGGATCGCGTCCTGCCGGAACTCAGGCGGCGCGGCCTCTTCCGGCTGGACTATGAGGGCACAACCTTGCGTTCGCATCTCGGGCTTGCCGGTGGAGGCCACCAGTGAGCCGCCGTCAGATGAAGCTCGGCGCCTTCCTGTGGGCGACAGGCCACCATATCGCGGCCTGGCGGCACCCGCACGCACATGTGACGGCCGGCATCGACATCAACCATTACATCCAGCTGGCGCGGACGGCGGAAGCGGCGAAATTCGACCTGCTGTTCTGTGAGGACGCCGCCGGATTGCGTGAGGCCAATGTCGGCATCGCCAGCCAGACTTCGCGTTCGATCGGCTTCGAGCCGATCAGCCTGCTTTCGGCGCTTGCCGTGCAGACCAGCCGCATCGGTCTCGTCTCCACGGCCTCGACGAGTTACAACGAGCCTTACGGCCTGGCGCGGACTTTCCTGTCGCTCGATCATCTGAGCGGCGGCCGCGCCGGCTGGAATCTGGTCACCTCGGCCAGCCATATCGAAGCCGCCAATTTCGGCGCAACGGGCCTGCGTCCCCATGCGGACCGCTACGAGCGGGCCCGTGAGTTCGCCGAGGTGGTTACAGGACTTTGGCGCGATACGCCGGGCCAGGCTTCCGGATCAGGCCACGACGGCCAGAGCTTTTCGGTGCGCGATCCGCTCGACCTGCCGCCGTCGCCCCAGGGCGCACCTGTCATGGTGCAGGCCGGCGCTTCCGATGTCGGACGCGACCTTGCCGCCCGAACCGCCGACGTGGTGTTCACGGCGGCCCAGACCTTCGAGGAAGCGAAGGCCTTTTATGACGATCTCAAGGGCCGTCTGGCTGCCTATGGACGTGAGCCGGACGACATCAAGATCATGCCGGGCGTGGCGCCGGTGGTCGCGGCAACCGAAGCGGAGGCCCAGGCGAAATATGAGGAATTGCAGGAACTGATCCCCGACGATGTCGGCGTTGCGCTATTGTCCAGCTATCTCAGCATCTCCGATCTCGGGCGCTATCCAATCGATGGGCCGTTGCCGGAGCTGCCGGAAAGCGAAGGCATGAAAAGCCGGCAAGCGCTGGTCATCGAGCAGTCGCGCCGCGACAACCTCTCCATTCGCCAGCTGGCACGGCATTTCGCCGGCGCGCGCGGCCATTGGCGCATTGTCGGAACGCCGGTCCAGATCGCCGATGAGTTGCAGGCGCGGTTCGAGGGCGGAGCAGCTGACGGCTTCAACGTCATGCCGTCCTATTTCCCCGGCGAGCTCGATGCCTTTGCCGCGCTCGTCGTGCCGGAACTGCAGCGGCGCGGCCTTTTCCGCACCGACTATGAAGGCCACACCTTGCGCGAGCACCTCGGCTTGAAGCGGCCAGCCTGGACCTGAGCGGCGCTTAAGAGCCTCACTCCATCATCCGCGCGGTGCCCGACACCCTGATCGAGCTGCCCGGTTGCGTCGGAATGTCAGCATGCAAGCGCGAGCGCATGCCCATGTCTTCACCCTGAACGATGTCGATGGCGCTGCCATGCGGCCAACCGATGTCCCGGAGATAACCTGCCAATGCCGCGGTCGACGCGCCGGTCGCGGGGTCTTCATAGACGCCGCCCGACGCAAAGGGGTTGCGCGCGTGGAACAGCCTTGGCGTTTCGGCATAGGCGAGCACCACCGTAACCAGTCCCTCGCGACGCATGAAAACCTGGCCGTCTTTCTGATCGTAGCTCATAGCAGCCAGCGCCTTGCGGGAATTCAGGGCCAGGACCAGATGGTCGGCACCAGCATGGATCAGCGCCGGCGGAATCTTGGGATCGAGATCTCTGGCCGCATAGCCAAACAGCGCCAGCGCTTCTGCTATCAACTCCGGCGAGGCTGGCTTGCTGCGGGTTGGCGGTGACTGCAACGCGGCAGCGACATTCTCGCCATCGCGAAACCCTTCGACCGTTATGCTGGCCTGGTTGAGGGTCAGCACGAAGGTGCCGTCGCCAAATTGCCGGACGAGCGCTGCCCCGAGCGCGATCGTCGCATGGCCACAGAAGGGAACTTCGGACTCCGGCGAGAAATAGCGGACCCGCCAACCATCGCCAAGCGGCGCGGCAAAAGCGGTTTCCGAGAAACCAACCTCCGCCGCTATACTCTGCATTTCGGCTGCATCGGGGAGAATTTCACCTATCAGGACCCCGGCCGGATTGCCGCCAACGTCGCCATCCGAAAAGGCTGCAATTTTCAATACGGCCATATGTCTCCACCTTGTGCATCAGGCGGATGCAGAAAACATCTTCTTGAGCCATTTGGGAAACGAAGAAACCGACAGCCGGTTGAATATTGGTCATGCGCGCAAGTGCGCGTCAGCCAGCCATCGCCCGGTTGCGCGGAGCCTCGGCAGGGTCCGTTAGTGGCGCAGCGTGCAAAACCAGCGCGGTCATGATCTCGGCGGCGGCGAGCGCGGCGATAACCGTCGGGCGCTTGTCCTTGACGGCATCGCCACCGATCGGCGAGACGAGGCGGGCGAACTCAGCCTCGCTGCCTTCCGCCGATTTCAGGAACCAGTTCTTGAACGTCGCCTTCTTGGTCTTTGATCCGATCATGCCGACATAGGCGCTGTCGCCGCGCTTCAGCGCCTCGGCGACAATCAGGAAATCGAGCGCATGATCATGGGTCAGGATGGCGAAAGCGGTGCCTGCCGGCGCGTCGCGCACCTGTGCTTCCGGCATCGGCGTAAGCCGCGTCTCAACCGTTTCCGGCATGCCTTCCAGCGCCTCGGCCCGTGTCTCGATGACGACGGCGTGGACAGGCAACAGTGCCATGGCGGCCGCCAGGGCCTGACCGACATGGCCACCACCGAAAAGATAGACATGCGGCAGATGCGCTTCTTCCGCTTCAGCCGCCAGAACCATTTCAGCCTCCAGCGCCGCGTCGACAAGCCGGATCAGCACTTCAACACGCCCGCCGCAGCATTGGCCGATCTCCGGCCCGAGCGGCACATCGAGCGTTGCGCAGACTTCGTCGACTTCGATCCGGGAGCTCGATTGAAGGCGATTGGCCAATCCCGACCGGGTGGACGGCGACACCATCTGGCGCGCCTTGTCGATGGCCATGTATTCGAGCTGGCCGCCGCCGATCGTGCCGAAGATCGCCTCCCGCGAGACGAGCATGAAGGCACCCTTCTCACGCGGCGTCGAGCCCTTCGTGCCGGCGACTTCGACCAGCGCGACGCGGCCGGCCGCGCCGAGAAAAGCTTTCAGGCTCTGCACTTTTGAGTTCATCGTCTGCATTCCCTGTTGGGAAATATAGGCTTTTTCGGCGCGATATGCACGTTTTGCCCGTTCAGGCGCCGGCTTTCATCTCGTTCTTCAGCCGCTCGATGGCCATCAGCACCCGCTCTGGCGTTGCGGGAGCATCGAGACGCGGACAGATCTTGTGGTCAGCGACGCTGGCCACCGCGTCGGACAGCGCATGCAGCACCGACATGCCATGCGGCAAGGGCGGCTCGCCGACAGCCTTGGAGCGATGGATCGTCGGCTCGTAGGCCTGCGACCAGTCGGTCAGCTTGACGTTGAAGATCTTCGGCCGATCGGATGCCAGCGGGATCTTGTAGGTCGACGGGGCATGTGTGCGCAGCCGGCCCTTGCCGTCCCACCAC contains the following coding sequences:
- the guaD gene encoding guanine deaminase; this encodes MTSKLLRGRTLSFVRWPDTIDDASAWRYEEDGGLLIREGRIVASGTYADVEKQADAGTEKVDHRPHLLLPGFIDAHVHFPQMQIIASYGAELLDWLNTYTFPEETKFANAQHGRRIARLFLDEMVRHGTTTVAAYCSVHKASAEAFFAESHDRNMLNIAGKVMMDRNAPEGVLDTPQSGYDDTKALIAQWHGKGRQHYAITPRFAITSSPEQMEMAGALCREHPDLHMQTHLSENHAEIAFTQSLYPWSRDYTDVYEHYGLLGKKSLFGHCIHLSEREADALSASGSVAVFCPTSNLFLGSGLFDYQRFRQREKPLRIAAATDVGGGTNYSMLRTMDEGYKVIALNGEKLNPFQSFWQMTRGNAEALSVSEKVGTLDEGTDADIVVLDARATPAMRLRMETVGTLAEELFLLQTLGDDRAVREVYVAGRPAKTDMAI
- a CDS encoding urate hydroxylase PuuD — its product is MMDFAIFWEWLSFAVRWLHVITGIAWIGSSFYFVALDLGLRQRPGMPVGAFGEEWQVHGGGFYHIQKYLVAPAEMPEHLTWFKWESYATWLSGFAMLCVVYYAGADLFLIDPNVLPMSVPVGILLSMATIGVGWIVYDLLCRSPLGKSDTGLMLVLYGVLVFIAWGLTHLFTGRAAFLHLGAITATIMSCNVFMIIIPNQKIVVADLIAGRKPDPKYGKIAKQRSLHNNYLTLPVLFLMLSNHYPLAFGTQFNWVIASLVFIIGVLIRHYFNTVHARKGNPHWTWLGALVLFIIIIWLSTVPKVLTGEVKASSAAEVYIASAHFPAVRDTVLGRCSMCHAAEPVYEGIYHAPKGVMLDTDASIAEHAREIYLQAGASHAMPPANVSQISDKERALLVAWYESAGK
- a CDS encoding LysR family transcriptional regulator, producing the protein MAYLDNIAVFVRVVELGNLSAAGRDMRISPAVASNRIKELEKHLGVRLFNRTTRQLMPTEHGTVFYAGAKQVLESITEAEAAVSALSGQPRGTIKVTAPLGLGRRLLASGIPDFHDKYPDIEVRLRLSDHNVDIMKEGIDVAFRLGIIEDSSLRMRGIMECERVLVAAPKYLEARGEPVEPQELIGKKHDCLMLRYSGAREYVWTLQTPAGPQKFEVHGPYDTDDGDVLTGWALSGRGIINKPRFEVEPFIRDRRLKVILSNTPPTPVQFAAVYPHKKLQDPKVRLLLDFMAERCQRLINDLLAGK
- a CDS encoding LLM class flavin-dependent oxidoreductase translates to MHLAVSLLSAAAEAQPGSGLDFAGLARLVQKAETAGLDMVLVADSAPAAGGDGPNGQMPFEATTLLAALATVTSRIGLVAAASTIAHQPYNLARRFASLDIISHGRIGWHAAMAPNSREAANFSRPEGFSPENFRRRAEEYIGIVQGLWRGWDADALLFDQAGGRFHDPEKMRVLDHKGAYFSVRGPLNVARSPQDAPVLVLSGLPEPDLDIAVRMADVILVDEASVERAKARFSDLKRRIAACGRDAHSARVLMTIALDGTTPPTASADSLEELFRSKSCDGFNILIPPQAGAVDNFSDRVLPELRRRGLFRLDYEGTTLRSHLGLAGGGHQ
- a CDS encoding LLM class flavin-dependent oxidoreductase, yielding MKLGAFLWATGHHIAAWRHPHAHVTAGIDINHYIQLARTAEAAKFDLLFCEDAAGLREANVGIASQTSRSIGFEPISLLSALAVQTSRIGLVSTASTSYNEPYGLARTFLSLDHLSGGRAGWNLVTSASHIEAANFGATGLRPHADRYERAREFAEVVTGLWRDTPGQASGSGHDGQSFSVRDPLDLPPSPQGAPVMVQAGASDVGRDLAARTADVVFTAAQTFEEAKAFYDDLKGRLAAYGREPDDIKIMPGVAPVVAATEAEAQAKYEELQELIPDDVGVALLSSYLSISDLGRYPIDGPLPELPESEGMKSRQALVIEQSRRDNLSIRQLARHFAGARGHWRIVGTPVQIADELQARFEGGAADGFNVMPSYFPGELDAFAALVVPELQRRGLFRTDYEGHTLREHLGLKRPAWT
- a CDS encoding PhzF family phenazine biosynthesis protein, with protein sequence MAVLKIAAFSDGDVGGNPAGVLIGEILPDAAEMQSIAAEVGFSETAFAAPLGDGWRVRYFSPESEVPFCGHATIALGAALVRQFGDGTFVLTLNQASITVEGFRDGENVAAALQSPPTRSKPASPELIAEALALFGYAARDLDPKIPPALIHAGADHLVLALNSRKALAAMSYDQKDGQVFMRREGLVTVVLAYAETPRLFHARNPFASGGVYEDPATGASTAALAGYLRDIGWPHGSAIDIVQGEDMGMRSRLHADIPTQPGSSIRVSGTARMME
- the xdhC gene encoding xanthine dehydrogenase accessory protein XdhC → MNSKVQSLKAFLGAAGRVALVEVAGTKGSTPREKGAFMLVSREAIFGTIGGGQLEYMAIDKARQMVSPSTRSGLANRLQSSSRIEVDEVCATLDVPLGPEIGQCCGGRVEVLIRLVDAALEAEMVLAAEAEEAHLPHVYLFGGGHVGQALAAAMALLPVHAVVIETRAEALEGMPETVETRLTPMPEAQVRDAPAGTAFAILTHDHALDFLIVAEALKRGDSAYVGMIGSKTKKATFKNWFLKSAEGSEAEFARLVSPIGGDAVKDKRPTVIAALAAAEIMTALVLHAAPLTDPAEAPRNRAMAG